The sequence TTTTACTCAAAGTAAAATTGAGTATTTGGGGCATGTAATATCGGGACAAGGTGTTGGAACTGACCCAACCAAGGTGTCAGCTATGATGCAATGTCCTGTTCCTAAAAGTCAACTAAGGGGTTTCCTTGGACTTACGGGATACTACAGGAAATTTGTGCAGAACTACAACATAATCAGTAAACCGTTGGCTTCACTACTAAAGAGGGGGGCCTTTGAGTGGAATTCAGAAGCTACTAGAGCATTTCTTGAGCTCAAAACAGCCATGACTAGTGCACCCTTGCTTGCACTACCTAATTTTAATAAGACCTTTATTGTTGAAGTGGATGCTTGTGGCACTGGTGTTGGAGCTATTCTCATGCAAGATGGGCATCCCTTGGCCTACATAAGTGAACCACTTAGCATGAAACATCAAGGCCTTTCCACTTATGAAAAGAAGCTTATTGCACTATTAATGGCAGTGGATAAGTAGAGACATTACCTTCACCCATACCATTTCATCATTAAGACTGACCATTTCAGCCTCATGTTTCTGCAAGAACAGAAGATCACAACCACCTTGCAGCACAAGGGTCTAACCAAACTCCTGGGACtcagttttgaaatccactttaaaagaaGTGTAGAGAACACAATAGTTGATGCATTATCAAGGGTGCAGGAAGGTACTTTTTCTTGTAATGTCATAACACAGGTTCAACCTAAATGGGTAGAGGAAATTTGTAGCAGCTGTGTAGATGATCCAGAAGTAACACAGTTGACAACCCAATTATTGGTGGATCCCACTGCTGTCCCTGATGTTACtttgaactagggtttgttgAGATATAAAGAAAGGATTTGGGTAGGTAATAAGACTGATTTGAGACACCAGATAATTCATCACATCC is a genomic window of Capsicum annuum cultivar UCD-10X-F1 unplaced genomic scaffold, UCD10Xv1.1 ctg20957, whole genome shotgun sequence containing:
- the LOC124890619 gene encoding uncharacterized mitochondrial protein AtMg00860-like, which encodes MLQLLRQNQLFAKRSKCDFTQSKIEYLGHVISGQGVGTDPTKVSAMMQCPVPKSQLRGFLGLTGYYRKFVQNYNIISKPLASLLKRGAFEWNSEATRAFLELKTAMTSAPLLALPNFNKTFIVEVDACGTGVGAILMQDGHPLAYISEPLSMKHQGLSTYEKKLIALLMAVDK